One Rossellomorea aquimaris DNA window includes the following coding sequences:
- a CDS encoding aldehyde dehydrogenase family protein: protein MNTQFDKLFINGEWVKGSSENMISNKNPFNNIELGSIKAASKVDLDTAYKSAQKAQESWAKKLPQVKREVMEKAVEVVENNQELIIDWLIKESGSTYMKAAGEVKVSINSMKEAATYPYRMEGKILPSQIPGKENRVYREPLGVVGVISPWNFPFHLAVRSIATALATGNGVVVKPATHTPVTGGLLFASIFEEAGLPKGLLNVVVGKGSEIGDDIVAHPIPRLISFTGSTEVGRGIAALAGKNLKKTALELGGNNVFIVLDDADLDQAVESALFGKFYHQGQICMSINRIMVHKGMYDKFVKAFVSRVKALNTGDPSDKMTQIGPLIDQNQVDRILKDIESSKEQGAEVVLGGNADENLLQPTVMTHVTNSMPIAKNEIFGPVAAIIPFEDDDEAIRLANEHPYGLSGAVHSSSIERATNLAHQIDTGMIHINDEPVNDEPHMPFGGEKDSGLGRFNGEWALEEFTTVKWVAVQHKRRDYGPFIEKK, encoded by the coding sequence ATGAATACACAATTTGATAAACTGTTTATTAATGGAGAATGGGTAAAGGGTAGCAGTGAGAATATGATTTCCAATAAAAACCCATTCAATAATATAGAGCTTGGTTCCATTAAAGCTGCCAGTAAAGTGGATCTCGACACCGCTTATAAATCAGCTCAAAAAGCTCAAGAAAGCTGGGCAAAGAAACTTCCTCAAGTTAAACGGGAAGTGATGGAAAAAGCCGTTGAAGTTGTTGAAAACAATCAGGAATTAATCATTGATTGGCTTATTAAAGAGTCTGGCAGCACATACATGAAAGCGGCAGGCGAAGTGAAGGTCTCCATAAATAGTATGAAGGAAGCGGCAACCTACCCTTACAGAATGGAAGGGAAAATCCTACCTTCTCAAATACCCGGGAAAGAAAACCGTGTCTACAGAGAACCGCTTGGAGTTGTGGGAGTAATCAGCCCCTGGAACTTCCCCTTCCATTTAGCAGTTCGCTCAATTGCAACTGCTTTAGCAACCGGAAACGGTGTTGTTGTTAAACCGGCTACTCACACTCCTGTGACTGGCGGTTTATTATTTGCAAGTATCTTTGAAGAAGCCGGGCTGCCGAAGGGATTGCTAAATGTAGTCGTTGGAAAGGGATCAGAAATTGGTGATGATATCGTTGCTCACCCGATTCCCAGATTGATTTCCTTTACCGGTTCGACTGAAGTGGGACGTGGAATAGCTGCGCTCGCAGGAAAGAATCTGAAGAAGACTGCTCTTGAGTTAGGCGGAAACAACGTCTTTATCGTTCTTGATGATGCAGATCTCGATCAGGCAGTTGAATCAGCCCTATTCGGAAAATTTTATCATCAAGGACAAATTTGCATGTCCATTAATCGGATCATGGTTCATAAAGGGATGTACGATAAATTTGTGAAAGCTTTTGTCTCTCGTGTAAAAGCACTAAATACAGGAGATCCTTCAGATAAAATGACCCAAATCGGGCCCTTAATTGATCAAAATCAAGTAGACCGCATATTGAAGGATATTGAAAGCAGCAAGGAACAAGGAGCGGAAGTCGTATTAGGAGGCAACGCTGATGAGAACTTATTGCAACCCACAGTAATGACTCATGTTACCAACTCAATGCCGATAGCAAAGAATGAAATCTTCGGACCAGTAGCAGCCATCATCCCGTTTGAAGATGACGATGAGGCGATCCGCTTGGCCAATGAACATCCATACGGCCTAAGTGGAGCAGTACACTCCTCCTCCATAGAGAGAGCGACGAACTTGGCCCACCAAATTGACACCGGGATGATTCATATTAATGATGAACCTGTGAATGACGAGCCGCATATGCCATTCGGCGGAGAAAAGGATTCCGGACTGGGCCGTTTTAATGGCGAATGGGCTCTAGAAGAATTCACAACGGTTAAATGGGTCGCCGTTCAACATAAGAGAAGAGATTATGGACCTTTTATTGAAAAGAAATAA